The Atlantibacter hermannii genomic interval TGGCCCGGTACAAACGGTGCCAGGTGCGCTTTCACGCCAATCGGCCCCATGCCCGGACCGCCGCCGCCGTGTGGAATACAGAAGGTTTTATGCAGGTTGAGGTGCGACACATCCGCGCCGATATAACCCGGCGTGGTGATGCCCACCTGGGCATTCATATTCGCACCGTCGAGGTAAACCTGGCCGCCAAACTGATGCACCACGTTGCACACTTCGCGGATAGTTTCTTCGTATACGCCGTGGGTGGACGGATAGGTCACCATGATGCACGACAGACGATCGCCCGCCTGTTCGGCTTTGACGCGCAGATCGGCAAGATCGATGTTGCCCTGCTTGTCGCATGCCACGACGACAACCTGCATCCCTGCCATTTGCGCAGAGGCCGGGTTAGTGCCGTGAGCAGACGCCGGGATCAGGCAGATATCGCGATGGCCTTCGTTGCGGCTCTCGTGATAGTGACGGATCGCCAGCAGCCCGGCGTATTCGCCCTGCGCGCCGGAGTTTGGTTGCATACACAGCGCATCGTAGCCGGTCAGCTTAACCAGCCATTCGGAGAGCTGGGCGATCATCTGATGATACCCTTCCGCCTGATCCACCGGGCAGAACGGATGAAGCTCAGCAAACTCCGGCCAGGTAATAGGGATCATTTCCGCCGCCGCATTGAGCTTCATGGTGCAGGAACCGAGCGGGATCATCGCCTGGTTTAACGCCAAATCTTTGCGCTCCAGCGAATGCATATAACGCATCATTTCGGTTTCGCTGTGATAGCGATTAAATACCGGGTGCGTGAGGATCGCATCCTGGCGCAGCATCGCGTCCGGGATCGAACGGCTGTCATGCGCCACGTCTTTATCCAGTTCGCTGATATCCAGCCCGTGGTCATCGCCCAGCAGCACGCTAAACAGGTTAAGCAGATCCTGACGGGTGGTGGTTTCATCCAGCGTGATGCCCACAGCATTCAGCACGTCGCTGCGCAGGTTAATTTCGCTGGCTTCAGCGCGGGACAACACAGCCGCTTTATCGGCGATTTCCACGCACAGGGTATCGAACCAGCTACTGTGGCGCAGTTTCAGGCCTTTTTGCTGTAGGCCTGCCGCCAGAATATCGGTCATACGGTGGATGCGATCAGCGATACGCTTCAGGCCTTTCGGGCCATGATAAACGGCATACAGGCTGGCGATGTTTGCCAGCAGTACCTGAGAGGTACAGATGTTGGAGTTGGCTTTTTCACGGCGGATATGCTGCTCGCGGGTTTGCATCGCCATACGCAGCGCCGTGTTGCCCGCCGCGTCTTTGGAGACGCCGATAATACGGCCAGGCATTGAGCGTTTATGCTCATCGCGCGCGCCGAAGAAGGCCGCGTGCGGGCCGCCGTAGCCCATCGGTACGCCGAAGCGCTGGGCAGAACCGAACACGATATCGGCCCCCTGGTGCCCCGGCGCGGTCAGCATCACCAGCGCCATAAGATCGGCTGCGACGCTGACGACCACTTTGCGCGATTTCAGCTCGGCGATCAGCGCGGTGTAATCATGAACTTCGCCGGTGGTGCCCACCTGTTGTAACAGCACACCGAACACGTCCTGATGGTCGAGCACTTTTTGCGCGTCATCGACGATAACGTCAAAACCAAAGGTTTCCGCACGGGTACGTACCACGTCGAGGGTTTGCGGATGCACGTCAGCCGCCACGAAGAAGCGGTTTGCGTTCTTCAGTTTGCTGACGCGTTTGGCCATCGCCATCGCTTCCGCCGCCGCGGTCGCTTCGTCCAGCAGGGAAGCCGAGGCGATATCCATACCCGTCAGGTCGATAGTCACCTGCTGGAAATTCAGCAGCGCTTCGAGACGCCCCTGAGACACTTCCGGCTGATACGGGGTGTACGCGGTGTACCAGCCCGGATTTTCCAGCATATTGCGCAGGATCACCGGCGGCGTATGGACCGCGGCGTAACCCATGCCGATAAAGGTTTTGAAGCGCTTATTACGGGCGGCGATGGCTTTCAGTTCAGCCAGCGCCGCGAATTCGGTGGTCGCCTCGCCAATGGCAGGCGGCGTCGCCAGTTGAATGTCCGCAGGGACAATCTGCGCCGTCAGGGCATCAAGGGATTCCGCGCCAACGGTATTGAGCATCGAATGAAGCTGCTCGCTGTCCGGTCCGATATGACGGTCAATAAACGCGTCGCGATTTTCCAACTGGTCGAGAGTCTGTGTCATGGACGAGGGTTCCTGAAACGTGCGGTGAATCGGTTGGTAACTGGTGATACTCGAAAAATTGTTCATGTTGCAGAAGCCAGCGCCCCTGCAACATGAATGATGACGCGTCTTTATTCGTCTTCTAACAGGGCTTCGTAACCTGCGGCATCCAGCAGCGCATCAACTTCGGATTCGTCGCTGGCTTTGATACGGAAAATCCAGCCTGCGCCATACGGCTCGCTGTTCACCTGCTCCGGTGAATCGCTCAGCGCGTCGTTTACCGCGACGATTTCACCGCTAACGGGCGCGTAAATATCTGACGCCGCTTTTACGGATTCCGCTACCGCGCAGTCATCGCCCGCGCTAACGGTCGTACCCACGTCCGGCAGATCGACAAATACCATATCGCCCAGCAACTCTTGCGCATGTTCGGTAATGCCCACGGTGTAGGTACCGTCCGCTTCTTTACGCAGCCACTCATGTTCTTTGCTGTATTTCAGTTCACCTGGCACATTGCTCATTTCTTCTTCTCCGAATAACAAAACAGTTACTGAACGACCGGCTTACCGGCGCGCACAAAAATCGGTTTAGTGACGATAACCGGCATTTCACGGTTACGGATCTGCACGATAGCGGTGTCGCCAATGCCTGCCGGAACACGCGCTAATGCGATGCTGTAGCCCAGGGTCGGCGAGAACGATCCGCTGGTGATCTTGCCTTCCTGTACGTTGCCCTGCGCATCGGTAAAACGCACCGGCAGGTCATTACGCAATACGCCTTTTTCTTTCATGATCAGCCCGACCAACTGGTCGGTGCCTTTTTCACGCTGGGATTCCAGCGCTTCACGGCCGATAAAATCACGATCTTCCGGCTGCCAGGCGATGGTCCAGCCCATATTGGCTTCCAGCGGGGAAACGCCTTCGTCCATTTCCTGGCCATACAGATTCATGCCCGCTTCCAGACGCAGCGTATCGCGCGCGCCAAGGCCGCACGGCTTGACGCCCGCTTCCACCAGTTGGCTCCAGAAAGAGGCCGCCTTTTCGGCAGGCATGGCGATTTCATAGCCTGTTTCGCCGGTGTAGCCGGTGGTGGCAATAAATAACTCGCCGGACTGCACGCCAAAGAATGGCTTCATGCCGTCGACCGCCTGACGTTGTTCATCAGAAAAAAGCGTAGCGGCTTTCTGCTTCGCCTGCGGACCCTGAACCGCGATCAGCGCCAGGTCGTCGCGTACAGTGATATCAATGGAATACGGTTCGGCGTGTTGGGTGATCCAGGCGAGGTCTTTTTCACGGGTGGCGGAGTTAACAACGAGGCGGAAGTAATCTTCAGTGAGGAAGTAAACGATCAGGTCGTCAATCACGCCGCCTGAAGCATTGAGCATGCCGCTGTAAAGGGCTTTACCCGGTTGGGTGAGCTTCGCCACGTCGTTGGCTAACAGGTAGCGCAGAAATTCCCGGTGCGCGCGCCGTGCAGATCGACGATGGTCATATGGGACACATCGAACATACCGGCATCGCTGCGCACCGCGTGATGCTCGTCGAGTTGCGAGCCGTAATGCAGCGGCATCATCCAACCATGGAAATCCACCATGCGTGCGCCGCAAAGCGTATGTTGTTCGAACAAAGGAGTCTGTTGAGCCATCTTTTCCTCTTTCAGTCAGTTGAGGTTGGTTACCTCAAAACTACTGGACGAAACCCGGCGTCGGCATCATTCCCGCCGCCGACGCAAACGTTACCTTTGGCCTGAAGTTACCATCTAACGCAGGGACAAACCACACGCGAAAATGGGTCATTACATTAGCTTATGACCAAAACGGGAAAGGAAGGCTACAGTGGAATTCACTGGAAAAATGCGAATAAAGACACATAAACGTAACATTTAACCGGATGAATTTTTAAGAGGGAGCATTTACGTCGGAAATTTACCGGAAAAGACGCAAGCCGGAAAATCTTAACATTAAAAAAACTAATTCGAAAAATCCGGTCAAATTAGAATAATTCAAATGAGGCGAGGCTTCCCTTTTCGCTGTCAGAAAAGGGAAGTGTGATCGAGTTAACGTAACCAGTCAGGCAGATCGTTAAAGCCCATTGCTTCGCGAATCAGCTGGGGTTTGATCCCCGGCAACGTGTCCGCGAGTTTTAGTCCAACATCACGCAGCAGTTTTTTCGCAGGATGGCTTCCGGCAAACAGCTCGCGAAAACCCTGCATGCTCGCCAGCATTACCGCGGCGCTATGTTTACGGCTGCGCTCGTAACGGCGCAGATATAAATGCTGGCCGATATCTTTGCCCTGCTTGTGCAGCCGGCGGATCTCGGCGATCAGTTCCGCCGCATCCATAAACCCCAGGTTGACGCCCTGCCCGGCGAGCGGATGAATGGTATGCGCCGCGTCGCCCACCAGCGCCAGGCGATGCGCAGCGAACTGCCGGGCATAGCGTCCGGTCAACGGATAGATTTGACGATCGCTTTCCACGGTGCACAGGCCGAGGCGGTTATCAAAGGCGATGCACAATTCCTGATTAAACGTATCGGCATCGCACTGTTGAAGACGCTCCGCCTCTTGCGGTGGCAGCGACCAGACGATGGAGCACCGATTCGGATCGGGCAACGGCAGGAAGGCCAGAATGCCTTCACCATGAAAAATCTGCCGCGCCACCGCGCCGTGCGGCTCTGCGGTGCGGATAGTCGCCACCAGCGCGTGATGACCATAATCCCAGTACGTCAGGGGAATATCGGCACGGTTGCGCAGCCAGGAATTGGCGCCGTCCGCACCCACGACCAGGCGCGCCGTTAGCATCGTTCCGTCCTGCAACGTCAGGAACGCTTCGTTTTCGCCGAACGCCACCTGTTGCAACTGTGACGGAGCAATCAATGTGATGTCGGCACTGACGGATGCTTTATCCCACAACGCCTGATGAACCACGTTGTTTTCGATGATATGGCCCAGATGGCTGTAGCCCATGCTTCTGTCGTCGAAGGCAATGCGCCCAAAACTGTCTTTTTCCCACACTTCCATGCCGTGATAGCGGCTGACGCGCTGTTTCACAATGGATTGCCAGACGCCGAGCTTTTCCAGCAGCTTCTCACTGGCCGCGTTAATGGCGGATACCCGCAAGGCAAACGGCGCGTCTGCCTCCAGCGGTTGCGGACGCTGCTGCTCAAGCACCGCGACCCGTAAGCCGCAGCCCTGTAATCCGCACGCCAGCGCCAGCCCGACCATTCCGCCGCCTACTATCGCCACATCTACGCTTTGCACATTTCTCTCCTTAACGCGCAACCCAACCCAGGGTCCGCCTGGCCAACGCATCACGCGCTGGCGTGAAAATCTCAACGCCCATCAGCCCTAAATTCCGGCCGACGATAAGCGGAGACCAGTGATTAGCAAACAAATGCACCAGCCCATCGGTGACGCCCACCGTGGCTTCGCGATCCGGCTCACGCTGGCGTTGCCAGGCGTTAAGGACCGCAAACGCGCCCACATCCTGCCCGGCTTGCCAGGCCTGCGCCACGTTTTCCGCCAGCGTGATCACATCGCGCATGCCAAGGTTGAAGCCTTGTCCGGCGATAGGATGCAGCGTCTGCGAGGCATTGCCGACCAGCGCAACGCGATGAGAGACCGAGGATTCCGCACGGCTTAACACCAGCGGATAAGCGTTTCGGGCTCCCGCATGGGTAATGCGCCCAAGCCGCCATCCGAAGGCGCGCTGAAGTTCATCGCAGAATTTCGCATCGCTCCAGTCCAGCACCTGCTGATTCTCAATGGGATGACACCACACCAGCGAACAGCGGCCCTGCGTCATGGGCAATACCGCCAGTGGACCATGCTCGGTAAAACGCTCGAAGGCACGGTTATTATGAGGCTGCGCGGTGGTCACATTCGCGATCACCGCCAGTTGCTGGTAAGGCATATTTTGCCAGCGGATACCGCACTGCTCGCCGATCGCTGAACGCGAACCGTCTGCCGCGACCAGCAGTGCGCCGCGAAGCTTCTCGCCGGTCGATAACGTGACGTCAACATGCTGTTCATCGCGCACCACGTCTGTCACCCTCGCCGGACAATGCAATGTGACGCCGCGGGCACGTTTTAATAAGGTAAATAGCCGCTGGCCGACATCGTGCAGTTCCACCACCTGCCCCAGCGCATCAATCTGGTAGTCCTGCGCTTCGATCGTGACAAACCCGGCGTGGCCTTTGTCGCTGATATGCACCGTTTCAATCGCAGTGGCGGAATCCGCCAGGTTCTGCCAGATGCCGATACGCGCCAGATGGGCCACAGTACCCTGCGCCAGCGCAATGGCGCGGGCGTCAAAACCGGGATGGGCGGTACTGGAAGGCGGTGTAGCCTCAACCAGATGCACCGCCAGTTTGCCCTGCGTTAAATGAGAAATTGCCAGCGCCAGGGTCGCGCCTGCCATTCCACCGCCGACGATGATAATACTCATGGCTGTTTCGCCGCAGCCATCAGCGCTTCGATATCCTCGGGGCGCTTCACGACGCTTGCTGTCAGATTTTCATTGCCGTTTTCGGTGATGAGAATATCGTCTTCGATGCGGATGCCAATGCCGCGGTATTGCGGCGGCACGTCGGCGTCCGGCGCGATATACAAGCCCGGCTCCACGGTAATGACCATGCCCGGCTCCAGCGTGCGGGAGCGATCCGGCCCGTAGACGCCGACGTCATGCACGTCCAGCCCCAGCCAGTGACTCAAACCGTGCATGAAGTACGGACGATGGGCGTTTTCCGCAATCAACTGTTCAACGTCGCCTTTCAGGATGCCCAGCTTCACCAGTCCGGTGACCATAATACGCACCACTTCCTGCGTCACTTCCTGCATGGAGGTGCCGGGGCGATACAGCTCAAGCGCCGCGTCCAGCGAGGCCAGCACGATGTCATAGATTTCGCGCTGCGGCGGGGTAAATTTGCCGTTGATGGGGAATGTACGGGTAATGTCGCCGGCATAGCCCTGGTACTCGCAACCTGCGTCGATCAGCACCAGTTCGCCATCCTGTAATGGCGATTCGTTTTCGGTGTAATGCAAAATACAGCCGTTTTCACCGCCACCAACAATGGTGTTGTATGACGGAAAACGCGCCCCGTGACGGTTGAATTCGTGAAGGATTTCGCCTTCCAGTTGATACTCAAACATGCCCGGACGGCATTTTTGCATAGCCCGGGTATGCGC includes:
- the gcvT_2 gene encoding glycine cleavage system T protein; translated protein: MAQQTPLFEQHTLCGARMVDFHGWMMPLHYGSQLDEHHAVRSDAGMFDVSHMTIVDLHGARTGNFCATC
- the ubiH gene encoding 2-octaprenyl-6-methoxyphenol hydroxylase, translated to MSIIIVGGGMAGATLALAISHLTQGKLAVHLVEATPPSSTAHPGFDARAIALAQGTVAHLARIGIWQNLADSATAIETVHISDKGHAGFVTIEAQDYQIDALGQVVELHDVGQRLFTLLKRARGVTLHCPARVTDVVRDEQHVDVTLSTGEKLRGALLVAADGSRSAIGEQCGIRWQNMPYQQLAVIANVTTAQPHNNRAFERFTEHGPLAVLPMTQGRCSLVWCHPIENQQVLDWSDAKFCDELQRAFGWRLGRITHAGARNAYPLVLSRAESSVSHRVALVGNASQTLHPIAGQGFNLGMRDVITLAENVAQAWQAGQDVGAFAVLNAWQRQREPDREATVGVTDGLVHLFANHWSPLIVGRNLGLMGVEIFTPARDALARRTLGWVAR
- the gcvT_1 gene encoding aminomethyltransferase (glycine cleavage system protein); translated protein: MAKLTQPGKALYSGMLNASGGVIDDLIVYFLTEDYFRLVVNSATREKDLAWITQHAEPYSIDITVRDDLALIAVQGPQAKQKAATLFSDEQRQAVDGMKPFFGVQSGELFIATTGYTGETGYEIAMPAEKAASFWSQLVEAGVKPCGLGARDTLRLEAGMNLYGQEMDEGVSPLEANMGWTIAWQPEDRDFIGREALESQREKGTDQLVGLIMKEKGVLRNDLPVRFTDAQGNVQEGKITSGSFSPTLGYSIALARVPAGIGDTAIVQIRNREMPVIVTKPIFVRAGKPVVQ
- the gcvP_2 gene encoding glycine dehydrogenase; this encodes MTQTLDQLENRDAFIDRHIGPDSEQLHSMLNTVGAESLDALTAQIVPADIQLATPPAIGEATTEFAALAELKAIAARNKRFKTFIGMGYAAVHTPPVILRNMLENPGWYTAYTPYQPEVSQGRLEALLNFQQVTIDLTGMDIASASLLDEATAAAEAMAMAKRVSKLKNANRFFVAADVHPQTLDVVRTRAETFGFDVIVDDAQKVLDHQDVFGVLLQQVGTTGEVHDYTALIAELKSRKVVVSVAADLMALVMLTAPGHQGADIVFGSAQRFGVPMGYGGPHAAFFGARDEHKRSMPGRIIGVSKDAAGNTALRMAMQTREQHIRREKANSNICTSQVLLANIASLYAVYHGPKGLKRIADRIHRMTDILAAGLQQKGLKLRHSSWFDTLCVEIADKAAVLSRAEASEINLRSDVLNAVGITLDETTTRQDLLNLFSVLLGDDHGLDISELDKDVAHDSRSIPDAMLRQDAILTHPVFNRYHSETEMMRYMHSLERKDLALNQAMIPLGSCTMKLNAAAEMIPITWPEFAELHPFCPVDQAEGYHQMIAQLSEWLVKLTGYDALCMQPNSGAQGEYAGLLAIRHYHESRNEGHRDICLIPASAHGTNPASAQMAGMQVVVVACDKQGNIDLADLRVKAEQAGDRLSCIMVTYPSTHGVYEETIREVCNVVHQFGGQVYLDGANMNAQVGITTPGYIGADVSHLNLHKTFCIPHGGGGPGMGPIGVKAHLAPFVPGHSVVQIEGMLTRQGAVSAAPFGSASILPISWMYIRMMGAQGLKRASQMAILNANYIATRSEKRLPGAVYRTRWSRGARVHSRYSSAKRADRD
- the pepP gene encoding proline aminopeptidase II is translated as MTQQEFLRRRQQLLANMAPGSAALIFAAPEVTRSADSEYPFRQNSDFWYFTGFNEPEALLVLIKSDDTHNHSVLFNRVRDKTAEIWFGRRLGQEAAPEKLGVDRALAWDELNEQLYQLLNGLDVVYHAQGQYDFADAAVFHALDKLRRGSRQNLTAPATLTDWRPWVHEMRLFKSEEEIAVLRRAGEITALAHTRAMQKCRPGMFEYQLEGEILHEFNRHGARFPSYNTIVGGGENGCILHYTENESPLQDGELVLIDAGCEYQGYAGDITRTFPINGKFTPPQREIYDIVLASLDAALELYRPGTSMQEVTQEVVRIMVTGLVKLGILKGDVEQLIAENAHRPYFMHGLSHWLGLDVHDVGVYGPDRSRTLEPGMVITVEPGLYIAPDADVPPQYRGIGIRIEDDILITENGNENLTASVVKRPEDIEALMAAAKQP
- the visC gene encoding putative monooxygenase; the protein is MQSVDVAIVGGGMVGLALACGLQGCGLRVAVLEQQRPQPLEADAPFALRVSAINAASEKLLEKLGVWQSIVKQRVSRYHGMEVWEKDSFGRIAFDDRSMGYSHLGHIIENNVVHQALWDKASVSADITLIAPSQLQQVAFGENEAFLTLQDGTMLTARLVVGADGANSWLRNRADIPLTYWDYGHHALVATIRTAEPHGAVARQIFHGEGILAFLPLPDPNRCSIVWSLPPQEAERLQQCDADTFNQELCIAFDNRLGLCTVESDRQIYPLTGRYARQFAAHRLALVGDAAHTIHPLAGQGVNLGFMDAAELIAEIRRLHKQGKDIGQHLYLRRYERSRKHSAAVMLASMQGFRELFAGSHPAKKLLRDVGLKLADTLPGIKPQLIREAMGFNDLPDWLR
- the gcvH gene encoding glycine cleavage system H protein; this translates as MSNVPGELKYSKEHEWLRKEADGTYTVGITEHAQELLGDMVFVDLPDVGTTVSAGDDCAVAESVKAASDIYAPVSGEIVAVNDALSDSPEQVNSEPYGAGWIFRIKASDESEVDALLDAAGYEALLEDE